One Phycisphaera mikurensis NBRC 102666 DNA window includes the following coding sequences:
- a CDS encoding Gfo/Idh/MocA family protein, with the protein MSNDTIDEPVRWGILGCGGIARKFAAGAADSRTGVVAAVGSRSRERAEAFAAEHAPAAASFGSYEDLIASDAVEGVYVATPHPFHLQSVLAAAAAGKHVMVEKPAGMTAEEAAAMIEACRGAGVFFMEAFKDRPHPVFNELFARVEAGAVGRVFRIETAFGGAMLPLDPGHRLLEPALGGGVILDVGTYAVSMARAIAGAAAGERFRDPGGLRGWLRRGGTGVDVEAGAELLFADGVTASVYCTLRAHAQWIRVHGGEGSLVVCGRWPWHFEPGREGPHLAIRRGKDSEPVTVDYAGALLSHEIDAAGDAIRAGRTEAAGRAMGHADSLGQARTLDRWLACPDADPQPAR; encoded by the coding sequence ATGAGCAACGACACGATCGACGAGCCCGTCCGCTGGGGCATCCTCGGCTGCGGCGGCATCGCGCGGAAGTTCGCCGCCGGCGCCGCCGACTCCCGCACCGGCGTCGTCGCCGCCGTCGGCAGCCGCTCGCGAGAGAGAGCGGAGGCCTTCGCCGCCGAGCACGCGCCCGCAGCGGCATCCTTCGGCTCCTACGAAGACCTCATCGCCTCCGACGCGGTCGAAGGCGTCTACGTCGCCACCCCGCACCCCTTCCACCTCCAGAGCGTGCTCGCGGCGGCCGCGGCGGGCAAGCACGTGATGGTCGAGAAGCCCGCGGGGATGACCGCGGAGGAGGCGGCCGCGATGATCGAGGCCTGCCGCGGAGCGGGCGTCTTCTTCATGGAGGCGTTCAAGGACCGGCCGCACCCGGTGTTCAATGAGCTCTTCGCCCGCGTGGAGGCGGGGGCGGTCGGCCGCGTGTTCCGCATCGAGACCGCCTTCGGGGGGGCGATGCTCCCGCTCGACCCCGGCCACCGGCTGCTCGAGCCCGCCCTCGGCGGCGGGGTGATCCTCGACGTGGGCACCTACGCGGTCTCGATGGCGCGAGCGATCGCGGGCGCCGCGGCGGGCGAACGCTTCCGCGACCCCGGGGGCCTCCGCGGCTGGCTCCGCCGCGGCGGCACGGGCGTGGACGTCGAGGCCGGCGCCGAGCTGCTCTTCGCCGACGGCGTGACCGCGAGCGTCTACTGCACGCTCCGCGCCCACGCGCAGTGGATCCGCGTGCACGGCGGCGAGGGCTCGCTGGTCGTCTGCGGCCGCTGGCCCTGGCACTTCGAGCCCGGCCGGGAGGGCCCGCACCTTGCGATCCGCCGCGGCAAGGATTCCGAGCCGGTGACCGTCGACTACGCCGGGGCGCTGCTCTCCCACGAGATCGACGCCGCCGGCGACGCCATCCGCGCCGGCCGCACCGAGGCCGCCGGCCGCGCGATGGGCCACGCCGACTCGCTGGGCCAGGCCCGAACGCTGGACCGCTGGCTGGCCTGCCCCGATGCCGATCCGCAGCCCGCCCGGTAG
- the eno gene encoding phosphopyruvate hydratase: MQNNIDDVHARFVLDSRGNPTLEAEVVLADGTMGRAAVPSGASTGEHEAVELRDGDKGVYLGKGVDRAIDNVNEDIAEALLGLDVTDQEEIDRVMIELDGTPNKGKLGANAILAVSMAAAHAGAEATGQPLYRYLGGTGAKVLPVPMLNILNGGKHADNTVDFQEFMIQPWGFDDFHEALRAGVEIYHALKGVLSKQGLSTAVGDEGGFAPDLKDNEAALKFIEEAVDRAGYKFGEQVFVALDPATSELWNEAEKDGKEGYKFFSSTQEILSSDDLAGMWADWCERYPIRSIEDGLAENDWAGWKTLTDKIGDKVQLVGDDLFVTNPAYLKKGIEQGCANSILVKVNQIGTLSETFAAVNMATRAGYTSVLSHRSGETEDATIADLAVATNCGQIKTGAPCRSDRTAKYNQLLRIAEQLGETAVYGGSLWSK, translated from the coding sequence ATGCAGAACAACATCGACGACGTCCACGCCCGCTTCGTGCTCGACTCCCGCGGCAACCCGACCCTGGAGGCGGAGGTCGTGCTCGCCGACGGCACGATGGGCCGGGCGGCGGTTCCTTCCGGGGCTTCCACCGGCGAGCACGAGGCCGTGGAGCTCCGGGACGGCGACAAGGGCGTGTACCTCGGCAAGGGCGTCGACCGGGCGATCGACAACGTCAACGAGGACATCGCCGAGGCACTGCTCGGCCTGGACGTCACCGATCAGGAGGAGATCGACCGGGTGATGATCGAGCTCGACGGCACGCCCAACAAGGGCAAGCTGGGGGCCAACGCGATCCTCGCGGTCTCGATGGCCGCCGCGCACGCCGGCGCCGAGGCCACGGGCCAGCCGCTCTACCGCTACCTGGGCGGCACCGGCGCCAAGGTGCTGCCCGTGCCGATGCTGAACATCCTCAACGGCGGCAAGCACGCCGACAACACGGTGGACTTCCAGGAGTTCATGATCCAGCCGTGGGGCTTCGACGACTTCCACGAGGCGCTGCGGGCGGGCGTGGAGATCTACCACGCGCTCAAGGGCGTGCTCTCCAAGCAGGGGCTGTCCACCGCCGTCGGCGACGAGGGCGGCTTCGCCCCGGACTTGAAGGACAACGAGGCCGCGCTCAAGTTCATCGAGGAGGCCGTGGACCGTGCCGGCTACAAGTTCGGCGAGCAGGTCTTCGTCGCCCTCGATCCGGCCACCAGCGAGCTCTGGAACGAGGCGGAGAAGGACGGCAAGGAGGGCTACAAGTTCTTCTCCTCCACGCAGGAGATCCTCTCCAGCGACGACCTCGCGGGCATGTGGGCCGACTGGTGCGAGCGGTACCCCATCCGCAGCATCGAGGACGGCCTCGCCGAGAACGACTGGGCCGGCTGGAAGACCCTCACCGACAAGATCGGCGACAAGGTGCAGCTGGTCGGCGACGACCTGTTCGTCACGAACCCCGCGTACCTGAAAAAGGGCATCGAGCAGGGCTGCGCCAACTCGATCCTGGTCAAGGTGAACCAGATCGGCACGCTGTCGGAGACCTTCGCGGCCGTGAACATGGCCACCCGCGCGGGCTACACCTCCGTGCTGTCGCACCGCTCCGGCGAGACCGAGGACGCGACCATCGCCGACCTCGCCGTGGCCACCAACTGCGGCCAGATCAAGACCGGCGCCCCCTGCCGCAGCGACCGGACCGCGAAGTACAACCAGCTGCTCCGCATCGCCGAGCAGCTCGGCGAGACCGCCGTCTACGGCGGCTCCCTCTGGAGCAAGTGA
- a CDS encoding PQQ-binding-like beta-propeller repeat protein, translating into MTRSPSRAPSSLPARLLLAALAAALLLPLLPGCASAGRPADRAVRVAGLDPVALRKLGFVPRWISAARPLREGGLTQARVLGEAVLLVEGPDNVVTAADWGDGRQRWKKVIGLESEDLFAPVRREDSIYINSSGRVFELDVANGDLLKVDKLGRPVGAGGVLRNDLLIFGGVNGRLFAHSVTTSHTAWQYQMSGNISASPLLSDGNVFVADTVGTYGMFDADTGDLVWRNHTFGPVTAAPVLHRGDVLVPSEDRSLYALDRATGADSWIFRATRPLKVSPLSVGRDVYLPVPGGGLIGIDNRGEIRWSITLDATPVLASDRGIYAVTEDGLVLLDPASGEVLAGTRTGAITATEATEDGSLLMVFADGRLLRLDPAG; encoded by the coding sequence GTGACCCGATCCCCCTCCCGCGCTCCGTCTTCGCTCCCGGCCCGGCTGCTGCTTGCCGCCCTGGCCGCCGCTTTGCTCCTGCCGCTGCTGCCCGGCTGCGCTTCCGCGGGCCGGCCCGCCGACCGCGCGGTGCGGGTCGCCGGCCTCGACCCGGTCGCGCTGCGGAAGCTGGGCTTCGTGCCGCGGTGGATCTCGGCGGCCCGGCCGCTGCGGGAGGGCGGGCTGACCCAGGCCCGGGTGCTCGGCGAGGCGGTGCTGCTGGTGGAGGGCCCCGACAACGTGGTGACGGCGGCGGACTGGGGCGACGGCCGGCAGCGTTGGAAGAAGGTGATCGGGCTGGAATCCGAAGACCTCTTCGCCCCGGTGCGGCGGGAGGACTCGATCTACATCAACTCCTCGGGCCGGGTCTTCGAGCTCGACGTGGCCAACGGCGACCTCCTCAAGGTGGACAAGCTCGGCCGCCCGGTGGGCGCCGGCGGCGTGCTGCGCAACGACCTGCTGATCTTCGGCGGCGTGAACGGCCGGCTGTTCGCGCACAGCGTGACGACCAGCCACACCGCGTGGCAGTACCAGATGTCGGGCAACATCTCGGCCTCGCCGCTGCTCTCCGACGGCAACGTCTTCGTTGCGGACACGGTGGGCACCTACGGCATGTTCGACGCCGACACCGGCGACCTGGTCTGGCGGAACCACACCTTCGGGCCGGTCACGGCGGCCCCGGTGCTGCACCGCGGCGACGTGCTGGTGCCCAGCGAGGACCGCTCGCTCTACGCGCTGGACCGGGCCACCGGGGCGGACTCGTGGATCTTCCGGGCGACGCGGCCGCTGAAGGTGTCGCCGCTGTCGGTCGGCCGCGACGTCTACCTGCCGGTGCCCGGCGGCGGGCTCATCGGCATCGACAACCGCGGCGAGATCCGCTGGAGCATCACGCTGGACGCGACGCCGGTCCTCGCCAGCGACCGCGGGATCTACGCGGTGACCGAGGACGGCCTCGTCCTGCTGGACCCCGCCTCGGGCGAGGTGCTCGCCGGCACGCGGACCGGCGCGATCACGGCGACCGAAGCCACCGAGGACGGCTCGCTTTTGATGGTCTTCGCCGACGGCCGGCTGCTGCGGCTGGACCCGGCGGGCTGA
- a CDS encoding IMP cyclohydrolase: MAATDLVPVRTALLSVSDKCGLIDLGRALHARGVTLISTGGTRAALTEADLPTVGIETITGFPEMMDGRVKTLHPKVHGGLLAVRDDASHAEALKTHGITPIDLVCVNLYPFEATVAAEGVTRAEAIEQIDIGGPSMLRSAAKNHRYVAAVGDPAAYPRVLAELEAHGGATTLALRAELAAGVFALTAGYDGAIASYLQQR; this comes from the coding sequence ATGGCCGCCACCGACCTGGTTCCCGTCCGCACCGCCCTGCTCTCGGTCTCGGACAAATGCGGGCTGATTGACCTCGGCCGGGCCCTTCACGCTCGCGGGGTCACGCTGATCTCCACCGGGGGCACGCGGGCAGCGCTGACCGAGGCGGACCTGCCGACGGTGGGGATCGAGACGATCACGGGTTTCCCGGAGATGATGGACGGGCGCGTGAAGACGCTGCACCCCAAGGTTCACGGCGGCCTGCTCGCCGTCCGGGACGACGCTTCCCACGCGGAGGCACTGAAGACGCACGGCATCACGCCGATCGACCTGGTCTGCGTCAACCTCTACCCCTTCGAGGCAACGGTCGCGGCGGAGGGCGTGACGCGGGCGGAAGCGATCGAGCAGATCGACATCGGCGGCCCCTCGATGCTGCGCTCGGCGGCGAAGAACCACCGCTACGTCGCGGCGGTCGGCGACCCGGCCGCGTACCCGCGCGTGCTCGCGGAGCTGGAAGCCCACGGCGGCGCGACGACGCTCGCGCTGCGGGCGGAGCTGGCGGCGGGCGTGTTCGCGCTGACGGCGGGGTACGACGGCGCGATCGCCTCTTACCTGCAGCAGCGCTGA
- a CDS encoding LON peptidase substrate-binding domain-containing protein yields MATETLTVDFSKAFPLFPLPGVVLLPHGVAPLHIFEDRYRAMTRRALDGAGLIAMASLMPGGGSGAAADAEADDEPPKLRPAVCLGYVSQHERLDDGRYHMLLQGIARAEIVKELAPHEEGFRRARLRPLGEPGADAEAVAAAADRLLKRRAELDALLADPELQKLAAVARLNEWLEDALPTEAVCDVVSMTLVQDDALRYALLAEGEAPRRLDAVLRFLQKTRAEMRSAEDAPRDAGGYLLN; encoded by the coding sequence GTGGCCACCGAAACGCTGACCGTCGACTTCTCCAAGGCCTTCCCGCTCTTCCCACTCCCGGGCGTGGTGCTGCTGCCGCACGGGGTTGCCCCGCTGCACATCTTCGAGGACCGCTACCGGGCGATGACGCGGCGGGCGCTGGACGGGGCGGGCCTGATCGCGATGGCGTCGCTGATGCCCGGGGGCGGCAGCGGCGCGGCGGCCGATGCGGAAGCCGACGACGAGCCGCCGAAGCTGCGGCCCGCGGTCTGCCTGGGCTACGTGAGCCAGCACGAGCGGCTGGACGACGGCCGCTACCACATGCTGCTGCAGGGGATCGCGCGGGCGGAGATCGTGAAGGAGCTTGCCCCCCACGAGGAGGGGTTCCGCCGGGCGCGGCTGCGGCCGCTGGGCGAACCGGGGGCGGACGCCGAGGCGGTGGCCGCGGCGGCGGACCGGCTGCTGAAGCGTCGGGCCGAGCTCGACGCGCTGCTGGCGGACCCCGAGCTGCAGAAGCTCGCCGCCGTCGCGCGGCTCAACGAGTGGCTGGAGGACGCGCTGCCGACCGAGGCGGTCTGCGACGTGGTGTCGATGACGCTGGTGCAGGACGACGCGCTGCGGTACGCGCTGCTGGCCGAGGGCGAGGCGCCCAGGCGGCTCGACGCGGTGCTGCGCTTCCTGCAGAAGACGCGGGCGGAGATGCGGAGCGCCGAGGACGCGCCGCGGGACGCCGGCGGGTACCTGCTCAATTGA
- a CDS encoding biotin--[acetyl-CoA-carboxylase] ligase, which translates to MSPAAARSVELRRCGSTNAVAAAWCRGGGGLPVCVSASTQTGGRGQWGRAWLSPAGGCWFTLAVSGSVGDGEGLPLAAAAAVGRGIRAATGLEPERVAPNDLLIGGAKVAGLLCERLALAGGTGGGGGATLVGVGINANAVPAAGAALRRPAASLAAAAGKRIDLPRLREACVAELLSLRMPTP; encoded by the coding sequence TTGAGTCCGGCGGCTGCGCGGTCGGTGGAGCTTCGGCGCTGCGGATCCACAAACGCGGTCGCGGCGGCGTGGTGCCGCGGCGGCGGGGGCCTGCCGGTGTGCGTCTCGGCGTCGACGCAGACCGGTGGACGCGGGCAGTGGGGGCGGGCGTGGCTGAGCCCGGCGGGCGGGTGCTGGTTCACGCTGGCGGTGTCGGGGAGCGTCGGCGACGGCGAGGGCCTGCCGCTCGCGGCGGCGGCGGCGGTCGGGCGGGGGATCCGAGCGGCGACGGGGCTGGAGCCCGAGCGGGTCGCACCCAACGACCTGCTGATCGGCGGGGCAAAGGTGGCGGGGCTGCTTTGCGAGCGGCTGGCGCTGGCGGGCGGGACCGGGGGCGGAGGCGGCGCCACGCTCGTGGGCGTGGGGATTAACGCGAACGCCGTGCCGGCGGCGGGCGCAGCGCTCCGCCGCCCCGCCGCCTCGCTGGCGGCGGCGGCGGGGAAGCGGATCGACCTGCCGCGCCTCCGGGAGGCGTGCGTCGCCGAGCTGCTCTCGCTGCGGATGCCCACGCCGTGA
- a CDS encoding ArnT family glycosyltransferase, whose product MTRPAASLRGRLLVLIMVAVGCLPVLLFLGDAPLRGSSEARYARVAQLTAAEPAPAGAAPRWLVPRTDTGPHLTKPPLAYAAMAVSMRVLGETPLAARLPGALSACGVLALLGFVALRLHGPGVAAVAVGVLAITPLHVAVARVATTDAMLALASLGTLAAGLLARAAGPSRRVTLLFHGSIALGLLAKGPIALLPAGLVLGWLALPPADRAALRRLRPGVGLPLACLPLAAWAGGVAWHDPAAAELWWQETVGRVGASADHPKPWWYLLPFFALGLWPVTLLLPLAGPRRALAAAAAGARRKHPASLLAPAAAAPLLLFTLFTGKLPTYLLPCAAPLAWCVGLRFGRGEREVPASGVASLAASLALPAAAVAVLAARPGLAGADWIAYASHPALPQAAVGLGAGCVLVATLALAWRGRSRGAVPAGAAFAVVVACWGVLARTEARVLTDTATPRWVAEAAARSGLASPQVWTAGFDDPALPFVTGRPTRKVHLPLDRRRWARLVEVPRVLAATPAAWEAMRSAMPNEHRRAFEDLGRLPMRDVPPPWSGVRLFRVTPTPAAADPAPPPASPAPSAKPSGDADR is encoded by the coding sequence GTGACGCGGCCCGCCGCCTCGCTCCGCGGCCGGCTCCTCGTGCTGATCATGGTGGCCGTCGGCTGCTTGCCGGTGCTGCTCTTCCTCGGGGATGCGCCGCTGCGGGGCAGCTCCGAAGCCCGGTACGCCCGGGTCGCCCAGCTGACCGCGGCGGAGCCGGCGCCGGCGGGCGCCGCACCGCGGTGGCTGGTCCCGCGGACGGACACCGGGCCGCACCTCACCAAGCCGCCGCTCGCCTACGCGGCGATGGCGGTGTCGATGCGGGTGCTCGGCGAGACCCCGCTGGCGGCGCGGCTGCCGGGGGCGCTTTCGGCGTGCGGCGTGCTGGCGCTCCTGGGCTTCGTCGCCCTCCGGCTGCACGGGCCGGGCGTGGCGGCGGTGGCGGTGGGCGTGCTCGCGATCACGCCGCTGCACGTCGCGGTCGCTCGGGTCGCGACGACCGACGCCATGCTGGCGCTGGCCTCGCTGGGGACGCTGGCGGCGGGGCTGCTCGCGCGGGCGGCGGGGCCGAGCCGCCGCGTCACGCTGCTGTTCCACGGCTCGATCGCGCTGGGCCTGCTTGCGAAGGGGCCGATCGCTCTGCTGCCCGCCGGGCTGGTGCTGGGGTGGCTCGCGCTGCCGCCGGCGGACCGGGCGGCGTTGCGGCGGCTGCGCCCGGGGGTCGGCCTGCCGCTGGCCTGCCTGCCGCTGGCGGCGTGGGCGGGTGGAGTGGCCTGGCACGACCCCGCGGCCGCGGAGCTGTGGTGGCAGGAGACGGTCGGCCGCGTGGGCGCCTCGGCCGACCACCCCAAGCCTTGGTGGTACCTGCTGCCCTTCTTCGCGCTGGGGCTGTGGCCGGTGACGCTGCTGCTGCCGCTGGCGGGCCCGCGGCGGGCCCTGGCGGCGGCCGCCGCGGGCGCGAGGCGCAAGCACCCGGCGTCGCTGCTCGCCCCGGCGGCCGCCGCCCCGCTGCTGCTGTTCACGCTGTTCACCGGGAAGCTGCCGACCTACCTGCTGCCGTGCGCCGCGCCGCTGGCGTGGTGCGTCGGGCTGCGCTTCGGGCGTGGCGAGCGGGAGGTGCCGGCCTCGGGCGTGGCGAGCCTGGCCGCGTCGTTGGCGCTGCCCGCGGCGGCCGTGGCGGTGCTCGCGGCGCGGCCCGGCCTCGCCGGGGCGGATTGGATCGCCTACGCGTCGCACCCGGCGTTGCCGCAGGCCGCCGTCGGCCTGGGCGCCGGCTGCGTGCTCGTCGCGACGCTGGCCCTCGCTTGGCGTGGCCGCTCCCGCGGCGCGGTGCCCGCCGGGGCGGCTTTCGCCGTCGTGGTCGCGTGCTGGGGCGTGCTCGCCCGGACCGAGGCCCGGGTGCTTACCGACACCGCGACCCCGCGCTGGGTCGCCGAGGCGGCCGCCCGCAGCGGCCTCGCGTCGCCGCAGGTCTGGACCGCCGGCTTCGACGATCCCGCGCTGCCCTTCGTCACCGGGAGGCCGACGCGGAAGGTGCACCTGCCGCTGGATCGCCGACGCTGGGCCCGGCTGGTGGAGGTCCCGCGCGTGCTGGCGGCCACGCCGGCGGCGTGGGAGGCGATGCGGTCGGCGATGCCCAACGAGCACCGCCGGGCCTTCGAGGATCTCGGCCGCCTGCCGATGCGGGACGTGCCGCCGCCCTGGTCCGGGGTCCGCCTGTTCCGCGTCACGCCGACGCCAGCCGCAGCTGATCCCGCACCACCGCCCGCATCGCCGGCACCTTCAGCCAAGCCGAGCGGCGACGCTGATCGGTGA
- a CDS encoding MBL fold metallo-hydrolase, whose amino-acid sequence MSFAPALFETRCDGGTARPRPVPLPRPSLCVLGSGSGGNSAALRVEAGVVLIDAGFSPRATAARLAQAGSDLCEVKAVCVTHFDRDHFRPGWVAALVGLRARLFCHRWHLDELRRLRGANRLFAAGLVQTFSENEPFGVIPGVRAETTRLQHDRQGTTGYRFEARWAASLRHAAVHVGYATDLGHVPEALIALLAGVDLLCLESNYDAGMTTRSSRPSFVNRRNLSDSGHLSNEQAFAAVAAIRERSGGGNPRRVVLLHRSSQCNHPTKIRRVFAAEPALRGRVTLTDQRRRSAWLKVPAMRAVVRDQLRLASA is encoded by the coding sequence ATGTCGTTCGCCCCCGCGCTCTTCGAGACCCGCTGCGACGGGGGCACGGCCCGTCCGCGGCCGGTGCCGCTCCCGCGTCCGTCGCTCTGCGTGCTCGGCTCCGGCTCCGGCGGCAACTCCGCGGCACTCCGCGTGGAGGCGGGCGTCGTGCTGATCGACGCGGGGTTCTCGCCCCGCGCGACGGCGGCCCGGCTGGCGCAGGCGGGCTCGGACCTCTGCGAGGTGAAGGCGGTGTGCGTCACGCACTTCGATCGGGACCACTTCCGGCCGGGATGGGTGGCCGCGCTCGTCGGCTTGCGGGCCCGGCTGTTCTGCCACCGCTGGCACCTCGACGAGCTCCGCCGCCTGCGCGGCGCGAACCGGCTGTTCGCCGCCGGGCTGGTGCAGACCTTCAGCGAGAACGAACCCTTCGGCGTGATCCCCGGCGTGCGCGCCGAGACCACCCGGCTCCAGCACGACCGGCAGGGCACGACCGGCTACCGCTTCGAGGCCCGGTGGGCCGCCTCGCTGCGGCACGCCGCGGTGCACGTCGGCTACGCGACCGACCTGGGCCACGTGCCCGAGGCACTCATCGCCCTGCTCGCCGGCGTCGACCTCCTCTGCCTGGAGAGCAACTACGACGCGGGCATGACGACGCGGTCGAGCCGGCCGAGCTTCGTCAACCGGCGGAACCTCTCCGACTCCGGCCACCTCTCCAACGAGCAGGCCTTCGCCGCCGTGGCCGCCATCCGCGAACGCTCGGGGGGCGGCAACCCCCGGCGGGTCGTGCTGCTGCACCGCTCGAGCCAGTGCAACCACCCCACGAAGATCAGGCGCGTCTTCGCCGCCGAACCGGCGCTCCGGGGGCGGGTCACGCTCACCGATCAGCGTCGCCGCTCGGCTTGGCTGAAGGTGCCGGCGATGCGGGCGGTGGTGCGGGATCAGCTGCGGCTGGCGTCGGCGTGA